In Lepus europaeus isolate LE1 chromosome 9, mLepTim1.pri, whole genome shotgun sequence, the following are encoded in one genomic region:
- the CCDC71 gene encoding coiled-coil domain-containing protein 71, which yields MSVVVQHVEEKAVHSWSRISTAGKKALEEALLVFNPMSRDLSATEAQLVAFLQGLRDDGFQPTILRSGDVYGYSSCTANPPSQTKLQARAPNPATTSPPASAPQTAMRLPAGRATLLPMSLSGRLAKASTPALTKHATTNLLLSSLKQSSASRARGATVGFPAHLYPGVYPAMRLSVVLEALVPLKTPMPCLGAKHKAQSLQLSLADSPIKLRKGSGKAPGNPRPRTPRKTTSKGPKCLTRKGSGAGPQRGTGPHSKTYRATGSLNGLRMKGGSALDIKTDQAKVDRTLAKAAGAQAKVARTQAKAAKVRAKAKAAKARAKAKAAQIKAKAMAARARARAKAKAKAARARAKAKVARTQPRGRGRPKGSVQARTARKSQKSHPEAVGQKRKRAEEAKDLPPKKRTRLGPRSPKAWLGPATAKLLKFWAIKVDRKSSDDEVRQWAQRILRVNLSPVIRLQPLLPYSTP from the coding sequence ATGAGCGTGGTGGTGCAGCATGTGGAGGAGAAAGCTGTGCACTCATGGTCGCGCATCTCCACGGCAGGAAAGAAGGCCCTGGAAGAGGCGCTGCTTGTCTTTAACCCCATGAGCCGGGATCTCAGTGCCACAGAGGCCCAGCTTGTGGCCTTCCTGCAGGGCCTGCGAGATGATGGCTTCCAACCTACCATTCTGCGCAGTGGTGATGTCTATGGCTATAGTTCATGCACAGCCAACCCCCCAAGCCAGACGAAGCTGCAGGCTCGTGCCCCCAACCCAGCCACCACATCACCTCCAGCCAGTGCTCCCCAGACTGCAATGCGGCTGCCTGCAGGCCGGGCCACGCTGCTGCCCATGTCGCTGTCTGGCAGGCTGGCCAAAGCGTCTACACCAGCCCTCACCAAGCATGCCACCACCAACCTGCTGCTGAGCTCTCTGAAGCAGTCAAGTGCCAGCCGTGCCCGGGGTGCGACGGTGGGCTTCCCTGCCCACCTCTATCCAGGTGTCTACCCTGCCATGCGGCTCTCTGTTGTCCTTGAGGCCCTGGTTCCACTCAAGACTCCCATGCCCTGCTTGGGTGCTAAGCACAAGGCACAGTCACTACAGCTCTCACTTGCGGACTCACCTATAAAACTGCGCAAAGGTTCAGGGAAGGCTCCAGGGAACCCCCGGCCCAGAACTCCCAGAAAAACCACAAGCAAGGGCCCCAAGTGTCTGACTCGCAAAGGCTCTGGGGCTGGACCCCAACGAGGCACCGGGCCCCACAGCAAGACCTACAGAGCCACTGGGTCCCTCAATGGTCTGCGAATGAAAGGGGGCTCTGCCTTGGACATCAAAACAGACCAGGCGAAGGTAGATCGAACACTGGCCAAAGCCGCTGGTGCCCAGGCCAAGGTGGCTCGAACACAGGCCAAGGCTGCCAAGGTCCGGGCCAAAGCCAAAGCTGCCAAAGCCCGGGCCAAGGCTAAGGCAGCACAGATTAAGGCCAAGGCAATGGCAGcacgggccagggccagggccaaggccaaggccaaggctgcTCGGGCCAGGGCCAAGGCTAAGGTGGCTCGGACCCaacccaggggcagaggcaggccaAAGGGGTCTGTTCAGGCCAGGACTGCAAGAAAGAGCCAGAAAAGCCACCCTGAGGCTGTCGGGCAGAAGAGGAAAAGGGCTGAGGAGGCAAAGGATCTTCCTCCCAAGAAGAGAACACGACTTGGGCCCCGATCTCCTAAGGCATGGCTAGGCCCTGCGACAGCAAAGCTGCTGAAATTCTGGGCCATAAAGGTAGACAGGAAGTCCTCGGATGATGAGGTGCGGCAGTGGGCTCAACGGATCCTCCGTGTGAACCTGTCTCCTGTAATACGGCTCCAACCGTTGCTGCCATACTCCACGCCCTGA
- the KLHDC8B gene encoding kelch domain-containing protein 8B produces MAAGGGRAFVWQVFPPMPTCRVYGTVAHQDGHLLVLGGCGRTGLPLDTAETLDMASHTWLALAPLPTARAGAAAVVLGKQVLVVGGVDEAQSPVAAVEAFLVDEGRWERRATLPQAAMGVATVERDGMVYALGGMGPDTAPQAQVRVYEPRRDCWLSLPSMPTPCYGASTFLHGNKIYVLGGRQGKLPVTAFEAFDLEARTWTRHPSLPSRRAFAGCAMAEGNVFSLGGLQQPGPHNFYSRPHFVNTVEMFDLEHGSWTKLPRSLRMRDKRADFVVGSLGGHIVAIGGLGNQPCPLGSVESFSLTRRRWEALPAMPTARCSCSSLQAGPRLFVIGGVAQGPSQAVEALCLRDGV; encoded by the exons ATGGCTGCAGGAGGTGGCCGGGCCTTTGTTTGGCAGGTGTTCCCCCCCATGCCCACCTGCCGGGTGTACGGCACAGTGGCACACCAGGATGGACACCTGCTGGTGCTGGGGGGCTGTGGGCGGACTGGACTACCCCTGGACACCGCTGAGACACTGGACATGGCTTCGCACACATGGCTGGCACTGGCGCCCCTGCCCACTGCCCGGGCGGGCGCAGCTGCTGTGGTTCTGGGCAAGCAGGTACTGGTGGTGGGCGGCGTGGATGAGGCCCAGAGCCCGGTAGCTGCTGTGGAGGCCTTCCTGGTTGATGAGGGCCGCTGGGAGCGCCGGGCCACCCTCCCTCAAGCAGCCATGGGGGTTGCAACTGTGGAGAGAG ATGGTATGGTATATGCTCTAGGGGGAATGGGTCCTGACACGGCCCCCCAGGCCCAGGTACGGGTGTATGAGCCTCGCCGGGACTGCTGGCTTTCGCTACCTTCCATGCCCACACCCTGCTATGGGGCCTCCACCTTCCTGCATGGGAACAAGATCTATGTTCTGG GGGGCCGCCAGGGCAAGCTTCCGGTGACTGCTTTTGAAGCCTTTGATCTGGAGGCCCGTACCTGGACCCGGCACCCAAGCCTGCCCAGCCGCCGGGCCTTTGCTGGTTGTGCCATGGCCGAAGGTAACGTCTTTAGCCTGGGTGGCCTACAGCAACCTGGACCCCACAATTTCTACTCCCGCCCACATTTTGTCAACACTGTGGAGATGTTTGACCTGGAGCATG GGTCCTGGACTAAGCTGCCCCGCAGCCTTCGCATGAGGGATAAGAGGGCTGACTTTGTTGTTGGCAGCCTCGGGGGCCACATTGTGGCCATCGGGGGCCTGG GAAACCAGCCGTGCCCTCTGGGTTCTGTGGAGAGCTTCAGTCTTACACGGCGGCGCTGGGAggcactgcctgccatgcccacGGCCCGCTGCTCTTGCTCTAGCCTACAGGCTGGACCCCGGCTGTTTGTCATTGGGGGTGTAGCCCAGGGCCCCAGTCAAGCTGTGGAGGCACTGTGTCTGCGGGATGGAGTCTGA
- the LAMB2 gene encoding laminin subunit beta-2 → MEWASREQGRGRQGQSVPWELRLGLLLSVLAAALAQAPVPDVPGCSRGSCYPATGDLLVGRADRLTASSTCGLHGPQPYCIVSHLQDEKKCFLCDSRRPFSAHNPHSHRIQNVVTSFAPQRRSAWWQSENGISMVTIQLDLEAEFHFTHLIMTFKTFRPAAMLVERSADFGRTWHVYRYFSYDCGADFPGVPLAPPRHWDDVVCESRYSEIEPSTEGEVIYRVLDPAIPIPDPYSSRIQNLLKITNLRVNLTRLHTLGDNLLDPRREIREKYYYALYELVVRGNCFCYGHASECAPAPGAPAHAEGMVHGACICKHNTRGLNCEQCQDFYHDLPWHPAEDGHSHACRKCECHGHSHRCHFDMAVYLASGNVSGGVCDGCQHNTAGRHCELCRPFFYRDPTKDLRDPAVCRSCDCDPMGSQDGGRCDSHDDPALGLVSGQCRCKEHVMGTRCQQCRDGYFGLSASDPQGCRRCQCNARGTVPGSTPCDPSSGSCFCKRLVTGRGCDRCLPGHWGLSHDLLGCRPCDCDVGGALDPQCDEATGQCRCRQHMVGRRCEQVQPGYFRPFLDHLTWEAEDARGQVLDVVERLVTAGETPASWTGPGFVRLREGQTLEFVVTSVPRAMDYDVLLRLEPQVPEQWAELELTVQRPGPVSAHSVCGHVLPKDDRIQGMPQPDARYLVFASPVCLEPGISYKLLLKLVRTGGRTQPASPLSGPGLLIDSLVLLPRVLVLEMFSGGDAAALERRATFERYRCREEGLMPSKSPPSEACAPLLISLSALIYNGALPCQCDPQGSLSSECNPHGGQCLCKPGVVGRRCDRCAPGYYGFGPTGCQACQCSPEGSLSGLCEGTSGQCPCRPGAFGLRCDRCQRGQWGFPSCRPCVCNGHADECDTHTGACLGCRDHTGGEHCERCIAGFHGDPRLPYGGQCRPCPCPEGPGSQRHFATSCHQDGYSQQIMCHCQAGYTGVRCDTCAPGHFGDPSRPGGRCQPCECSGNIDPMDPDACDPRTGQCLRCLYHTEGPHCAHCKPGFHGQAARQSCHRCTCNLLGTNPQQCPSTDQCYCDPTTGQCPCLPNVQGTSCDRCAPNFWNLTSGHGCQPCACHLSRARGPTCNEFTGQCHCLAGFGGRTCSECQELHWGDPGLQCRACDCDPRGIDTPQCHRSTGHCSCRPGVSGVRCDQCARGFSGVFPACYPCHACFGDWDRVVQDLAARTRRLQQRAQELQQTGVLGAFESSFWDLQEKLGTVQTIVGARNASAASTARLVEATEELRREIGAATEHLTQLEAELTDVQDENFNANHALSGLERDGLALNLTLRQLDQHLDLLKHSNFLGAYDSIRQAYSQSAEAERRANTSALAVPSPVSNSAETRHRTEALMAAQREDFNRKHLANQQALGELSARTHALSLTSINELVCGAPGDAPCSTSPCGGAGCRDEDGQPRCGGLGCTGAAATADLALGRARHTQAELQRALVEGGGILSRVAETRRQAGEAQQRAQAALDKANASREQVEQANQELRELIQSVKDFLSQEGADPDSIEMVATRVLELSIPASPEQIQHLAGAIAERVRSLADVDTILARTVGDVRRAEQLLQDAQRARSRAEGEKQKAETVQAALEEAQRAQGAAQGAIRGAVADTQNTEQTLRQVQERMAGTEQALSSAGERARQLDSLLEALKLKRAGNSLTASTAEETAESAQGRAREAEQLLQGPLSDRYQTVRALAERKAEGVLAAQARAEQLRDEARGLLQAAQDKLQRLQELEGTYEENERALEGKAAQLDGLEARMRSVLQAINLQVQIYNTCQ, encoded by the exons ATGGAGTGGGCCTCAAGGGAAcaagggaggggccggcagggACAGTCAGTGCCCTGGGAGCTCCGACTGGGCCTGCTGCTGAGCG tgctggctgctgcacTGGCCCAGGCCCCGGTCCCTGATGTGCCTGGCTGTTCTCGTGGAAGCTGCTACCCAGCCACGGGTGACCTGTTGGTGGGCCGCGCCGACAGACTGACTGCCTCATCCACCTGTGGCCTGCACGGCCCCCAGCCCTACTGTATTGTCAGTCACCTGCAG GACGAGAAGAAGTGCTTCCTGTGTGACTCCCGGCGCCCCTTCTCTGCTCACAACCCACACAGCCATCGCATCCAGAATGTAGTCACCAGCTTTGCCCCACAGCGTCGGTCAGCCTGGTGGCAATCAGAGAATG GTATCTCTATGGTCACCATCCAGCTGGACCTGGAGGCTGAGTTCCATTTCACACACCTCATTATGACCTTCAAG ACATTTCGCCCTGCTGCCATGCTGGTGGAGCGCTCGGCAGACTTCGGCCGCACCTGGCACGTGTACCGATATTTCTCCTATGACTGTGGGGCTGACTTCCCAGGAGTCCCGCTAGCCCCTCCGCGGCACTGGGATGATGTAGTCTGTGAATCTCGCTATTCAGAAATTGAGCCATCCACTGAAGGCGAG GTCATCTATCGTGTGCTGGATCCTGCTATCCCTATCCCAGACCCATATAGCTCACGGATCCAGA ACTTACTGAAGATCACCAACCTACGGGTGAACCTAACTCGGCTACACACACTGGGGGACAACCTGCTCGACCCACGGCGGGAAATCCGAGAGAAGTACTATTATGCCCTGTATGAGCTGGTTGTGCGTGGCAACTGCTTCTGCTATGGACATGCCTCAGagtgtgcacctgccccaggggCACCAGCCCATGCTGAGGGCATG GTGCATGGGGCCTGCATCTGCAAACACAACACCCGTGGCCTCAACTGTGAGCAGTGTCAGGATTTCTATCATGACCTGCCATGGCATCCAGCTGAAGATGGCCACAGTCATGCCTGTAGGA AATGTGAGTGCCATGGGCACAGCCACAGATGCCACTTTGACATGGCCGTATACCTGGCGTCCGGCAACGTGAGTGGAGGGGTGTGTGACGGATGTCAGCATAACACAGCTGGGCGCCACTGTGAGCTCTGCCGGCCCTTCTTCTATCGAGACCCAACCAAGGACCTGCGGGACCCAGCCGTGTGCCGCT CCTGTGATTGTGACCCTATGGGTTCCCAAGATGGCGGCCGCTGCGATTCCCATGATGACCCTGCACTGGGGCTGGTCTCGGGACAGTGTCGCTGCAAAGAACACGTGATGGGCACtcgctgccagcagtgccgggATGGCTACTTTGGGCTCAGTGCCAGTGACCCACAAGGCTGCCGGC GCTGTCAGTGTAATGCACGGGGCACGGTGCCTGGCTCCACCCCCTGTGACCCCAGCAGTGGATCCTGTTTCTGCAAACGTCTAGTGACTGGACGTGGCTGTGATCGCTGCCTG cctggccactggggcctcAGCCATGACCTGCTTGGCTGCCGACCTTGTGACTGCGATGTGGGTGGTGCCTTGGATCCCCA GTGTGACGAGGCCACAGGTCAGTGCCGCTGCCGCCAGCACATGGTTGGGCGACGTTGTGAGCAGGTGCAGCCTGGCTACTTCCGGCCTTTCTTGGACCACCTAACTTGGGAGGCTGAGGATGCCCGAGGGCAG GTGCTGGATGTGGTAGAGCGCCTGGTGACTGCCGGGGAGACTCCTGCATCCTGGACTGGCCCAGGCTTTGTGCGGCTTCGAGAAGGTCAGACGCTGGAGTTTGTGGTGACCTCTGTGCCAAGGGCCATGGACTATGATGTGCTGCTGCGCTTGGAGCCCCAG GTCCCTGAGCAGTGGGCGGAGCTGGAACTGACTGTGCAGCGTCCGGGGCCTGTGTCTGCCCACAGCGTGTGTGGGCATGTGCTGCCCAAGGATGACCGCATCCAAGGGATGCCACAGCCAGATGCCAG GTACCTGGTGTTTGCCAGTCCTGTCTGCCTTGAGCCTGGCATCTCCTACAAGCTGCTTCTGAAGCTGGTGCGAACAGGGGGACGTACCCAGCCTGCGAGCCCCCTCTCTGGACCTGGCCTGCTCATTGACTCG CTGGTGCTGCTGCCCCGTGTCCTGGTGCTAGAGATGTTTAGTGGGGGTGACGCTGCTGCCCTGGAGCGCCGTGCCACCTTTGAACGCTACCGCTGCCGTGAGGAGGGTTTGATGCCCAGCAAGAGTCCTCCCTCCGAggcctgtgcccccctcctcaTCAGCCTGTCCGCCCTGATCTACAACGGCGCCCTGC CCTGTCAGTGCGATCCTCAAGGCTCCCTGAGCTCGGAGTGCAACCCCCACGGTGGGCAGTGCCTGTGCAAACCTGGAGTGGTTGGGCGCCGCTGTGACCGCTGTGCCCCTGGTTACTATGGCTTTGGCCCTACTGGTTGTCAAG cctgtcAGTGCAGCCCCGAGGGGTCACTCAGCGGCCTGTGTGAAGGGACCAGTGGGCAGTGTCCCTGCCGGCCTGGTGCCTTTGGGCTTCGCTGTGACCGCTGCCAGCGTGGCCAGTGGGGATTCCCTAGCTGCCGGCCATGCGTCTGCAATGGGCATGCAGATGAATGCGACACTCACACAGGCGCTTGCCTGGGCTGCCGGGATCACACAGGAGGTGAACACTGTGAAAG GTGCATTGCTGGCTTCCATGGGGACCCACGGCTCCCATACGGGGGCCAGTGCCGGCCCTGTCCTTGCCCTGAAGGCCCCGGAAGCCAGCGGCACTTTGCTACTTCTTGCCACCAGGATGGGTACTCGCAGCAGATCATGTGCCACTGCCAGGCAGGCTACACAG GGGTGCGCTGTGACACTTGTGCCCCTGGGCACTTTGGTGACCCATCAAGGCCAGGTGGCCGGTGCCAACCCTGTGAATGCAGTGGGAACATTGACCCCATGGATCCTGATGCCTGTGACCCACGCACGGGGCAGTGCCTGCGCTGTTTATACCACACAGAGGGGCCACACTGTGCCCACTGCAAGCCTGGCTTCCATGGGCAAGCTGCCCGCCAGAGCTGTCACC GCTGCACCTGCAACCTGCTGGGCACAAATCCCCAGCAGTGTCCATCCACCGACCAGTGTTACTGTGACCCAACCACTGGGCAGTGCCCATGCCTCCCCAACGTGCAGGGCACTAGCTGTGACCGTTGTGCCCCCAACTTTTGGAACCTCACCAGTGGCCATGGCTGCCAACCTTGTGCCTGCCACTTAAGCCGGGCCAGGGGCCCCACCTGCAATGAG TTTACTGGGCAGTGCCACTGCCTTGCTGGCTTTGGTGGGCGGACCTGTTCCgagtgccaggaactccactggggagACCCTGGGTTGCAGTGTCGTG CTTGTGATTGTGATCCTCGTGGAATAGACACACCTCAGTGTCACCGCtccactggccactgcagctgccgCCCTGGCGTGTCTGGTGTGCGCTGTGACCAGTGTGCCCGTGGCTTCTCGGGTGTCTTTCCTGCCTGCTACCCCTGCCATGCATGCTTCGGGGACTGGGACCGTGTGGTCCAGGACTTGGCTGCCCGTACACGGCGGCTACAGCAGCGCGCACAGGAGCTACAACAGACGGGTGTGCTGGGTGCCTTTGAGAGCAGCTTCTGGGACTTGCAGGAGAAGTTGGGCACTGTGCAGACTATCGTGGGTGCCCGCAACGCCTCAGCTGCCTCCACCGCGCGGCTTGTGGAGGCCACAGAGGAGCTGCG GCGTGAGATCGGGGCGGCCACTGAGCACCTAACCcagctggaggcagagctgaCAGATGTGCAGGATGAGAACTTCAATGCCAACCACGCACTAAGTGGTCTGGAGCGAGATGGGCTTGCACTGAATCTCACCCTGCGGCAGCTTGATCAGCATCTGGACCTACTCAAGCATTCAAACTTCCTGG GTGCCTATGACAGCATCCGCCAAGCCTACAGCCAGTCTGCAGAGGCAGAACGTCGTGCCAACACCTCAGCCCTGGCAGTGCCCAGCCCCGTGAGCAACTCAGCAGAAACCCGGCACAGGACAGAAGCACTGATGGCTGCCCAGAGAGAAGACTTCAACCGTAAACACCTGGCCAACCAGCAAGCCCTGGGCGAGCTCTCTGCCCGTACTCATGCCCTGAGCCTGACAAGCATCAATGAACTG gtgtgtggggcccCAGGAGACGCACCCTGCTCCACGAGCCCTTGTGGTGGTGCCGGCTGTCGGGATGAGGACGGGCAGCCCCGCTGTGGGGGCCTCGGCTGCACTggggcagcagccacagcagacCTGGCGCTGGGCCGGGCCCGGCACACTCAGGCAGAGCTGCAGCGGGCACTGGTAGAAGGTGGCGGCATCCTCAGCCGAGTGGCAGAGACCCGTCGGCAGGCAGGCGAGGCACAGCAGCGGGCCCAGGCAGCCCTGGACAAGGCTAATGCTTCCAGGGAACAGGTGGAGCAGGCCAACCAGGAGCTTCGAGAACTTATCCAGAGTGTGAAGGACTTCCTCAGCC AGGAGGGGGCTGATCCTGATAGCATTGAGATGGTGGCCACACGGGTGCTAGAGCTCTCCATCCCAGCCTCACCTGAGCAGATCCAGCACCTGGCAGGTGCGATCGCAGAGCGAGTTCGGAGCCTGGCGGATGTGGACACAATCCTGGCGCGTACAGTGGGAGATGTGCGCCGGGCTGAGCAGCTGCTGCAGGACGCACAGCGGGCACG gaGCCGAGCTGAGGGTGAGAAACAGAAGGCAGAGACAGTACAGGCGGCGCTGGAGGAGGCTCAGCGGGCGCAGGGTGCTGCCCAGGGTGCTATCCGGGGGGCAGTGGCTgacacacagaacacagaacaGACCCTGCGCCAG GTACAGGAGAGGATggcaggcacagagcaggcactgaGCTCAGCAGGTGAACGGGCTCGGCAACTGGATTCCCTTCTGGAGGCTCTGAAACTGAAGCGGGCAGGAAACAGTCTCACAGCCTCGACGgctgaagaaacagcagagagcgCCCAGGGCCG